Proteins from a single region of Bdellovibrio svalbardensis:
- a CDS encoding response regulator transcription factor, with the protein MRILVVEDQAKMANFLKKGLNEVGYAVDIAESGTSAESYMAQGDYDLVILDVMLPDQNGIDTARHIRRDGYDGPILMVTALSTTKDKVHGLDAGADDYLTKPYSFDELHARVRALLRRKSPNGAAVSSTLKYSDLELDLIQRKARRAGQEISLTAKEFALLEYFLRNPERPLGRVSIAEHVWDIHFDSESNVIDVYINLLRKKIDAPFPKRLIHTVVGTGYVLKENP; encoded by the coding sequence CTTCCTAAAAAAAGGACTCAATGAGGTTGGCTATGCTGTCGACATTGCGGAAAGCGGCACCTCTGCGGAGTCCTATATGGCTCAAGGCGATTATGATTTGGTGATTCTGGATGTGATGTTGCCAGATCAAAATGGTATCGACACTGCTCGACACATCCGCCGCGATGGCTATGACGGGCCGATCTTGATGGTCACAGCTCTATCAACAACCAAAGATAAAGTTCATGGCTTGGATGCCGGCGCCGATGACTATTTGACGAAGCCCTATTCTTTCGATGAATTGCACGCTCGTGTGCGAGCCCTGCTTCGCCGTAAATCTCCGAATGGTGCGGCGGTCAGCAGCACTTTGAAATACTCTGACCTGGAGCTGGATCTGATTCAACGCAAAGCTCGCAGAGCGGGACAGGAGATTTCTTTAACAGCCAAAGAGTTCGCACTGCTGGAATACTTCTTAAGAAATCCCGAACGCCCTTTGGGCCGCGTTTCCATCGCGGAACATGTTTGGGATATTCATTTTGATTCCGAAAGCAATGTGATCGATGTGTACATCAATCTTTTGCGCAAAAAAATCGATGCCCCTTTCCCTAAACGATTGATCCACACTGTGGTAGGCACGGGATATGTTCTTAAAGAAAATCCATAA
- a CDS encoding sensor histidine kinase, with product MFLKKIHKKIYNFFSSFSIRLRLSLIFVAIFGVTTILFNTFVFKMMIDNLQQDFDDALFNYAVDVSEGVEIGVKGDLNFPPLRLDHGKILPFPLGTALIQVRHSSGAVLARVGNFGEFNPPYKKDFERIWGGEEATYRTIEHISNIPSAEADSYRLISFPLDNAAKPQLLLQIAVPMTLLETQISKRLTLLEFGIPIVLLIATFGGLFLSARALAPLKRMIDITQNIKASELSARVPVPNAKDEIQKLALTLNAMLDRIQQAFQSQERFVADASHQLLTPLTIMRQELELLQKTEKRDVDLFIRSSLQEVDNLANIVQEMLLLARADAGIGALNLQELSMDELIFDALSRCEKIANAKSIKLKLNIINESNEDRKMVLGDNDLLENLIFNIVENAIKYSPNNEVVSITLTYKNETSELMVEDNGPGIPDDQLPFIFERFSRGSNMEARVKGFGLGLAIAQKIAILHNAKLSAENHLGNGARFIFEIKNI from the coding sequence ATGTTCTTAAAGAAAATCCATAAAAAGATTTATAACTTCTTTTCCAGCTTTAGCATTCGTCTGCGTCTGTCGCTGATCTTCGTCGCCATTTTCGGGGTCACGACGATTCTGTTTAACACATTCGTGTTCAAAATGATGATCGACAATCTTCAACAGGATTTCGACGATGCGCTTTTCAATTATGCCGTCGACGTTTCTGAAGGAGTCGAGATCGGCGTCAAAGGAGATCTTAACTTTCCTCCGTTGCGTCTGGATCACGGTAAGATTTTACCGTTCCCCTTGGGGACGGCCTTAATCCAAGTTCGGCACAGCTCCGGCGCGGTGCTTGCGCGAGTCGGAAATTTCGGGGAATTCAATCCGCCCTACAAAAAGGATTTCGAACGCATCTGGGGCGGCGAAGAGGCGACTTATCGCACGATTGAACATATCAGCAATATCCCTTCGGCAGAGGCCGACTCCTATCGTTTGATCTCCTTCCCACTGGATAACGCGGCGAAACCGCAACTGCTGTTGCAAATTGCGGTGCCGATGACCTTGCTGGAAACGCAAATATCCAAACGTCTGACTCTTTTGGAATTTGGTATTCCAATTGTGCTATTGATCGCAACCTTTGGCGGTTTATTCTTGTCTGCCCGCGCCCTGGCGCCACTCAAACGCATGATCGATATCACTCAGAACATTAAAGCCAGTGAACTTTCAGCCCGCGTTCCCGTACCGAATGCGAAGGATGAAATTCAAAAACTGGCGCTGACCTTGAACGCCATGCTCGACCGCATCCAACAGGCCTTTCAAAGTCAGGAACGTTTCGTCGCCGATGCGTCTCATCAGTTGCTTACACCCCTGACGATCATGCGCCAAGAGCTTGAGCTTTTACAAAAAACTGAAAAGCGTGATGTGGATCTCTTTATTCGCAGCTCTTTGCAAGAGGTCGACAATCTCGCCAACATCGTTCAAGAAATGCTTCTGCTTGCTCGTGCCGATGCCGGTATTGGGGCATTGAATCTGCAAGAGCTCTCTATGGATGAGTTGATATTCGATGCTCTGTCTCGCTGTGAAAAGATCGCGAATGCCAAATCCATCAAACTGAAGCTGAACATCATCAATGAATCCAATGAAGACCGTAAGATGGTTTTAGGTGACAACGATCTCTTGGAAAATTTGATATTTAATATCGTAGAGAATGCGATCAAGTATTCTCCGAATAACGAAGTCGTCTCTATTACTCTCACGTACAAGAATGAGACAAGTGAGTTGATGGTGGAAGATAACGGCCCTGGCATTCCTGATGATCAATTGCCGTTCATTTTCGAACGTTTCTCTCGCGGTTCTAATATGGAAGCTCGAGTTAAGGGCTTTGGACTGGGTCTAGCAATTGCTCAAAAGATTGCAATACTTCACAACGCAAAGCTAAGTGCTGAAAATCACTTAGGAAATGGGGCGCGATTTATCTTTGAGATTAAAAACATTTAA